Part of the Rhodospirillaceae bacterium genome is shown below.
CCCAATGTTTACACCCGCCCCTACGTTTGAGTCCCCGATATACGTAAGATGGCCCACCTTAGTTGCCGATCCGATACACGCTGCCTTAATCTCTACAAAATTTCCTACCTTAGCCCCCGAACCAATCATCGTTCCAGGCCTCAATCGAGCGAATGGACCTACGACAACATCATTTGCCAGCTTAACTCCTTCCAAATGGGAGAAAGCCTTTATCTCCACCCGATCACCCACCTCAACAGATTTTCCTAGAAACACATTTGGCCCGATAGTTACATCCTTACCGAAAGTAGTATCCATAGAAAGCCATGTAGTTCCAGGATCAATAAGGGTTACGCCTCCTGCCATTGCCCTTACTCTTAAGCGGTTCTGCAAAATTGACTCAGCATTGGCTAAGTCCATACGACTGTTGATTCCTTGCAATTCATCGGACAACCCCACCACCAAGCCTACCTTCTCTCCGCTATCCCGAACTAACGAAACGAGATCTGTCAAATAATACTCACCTTTGACATTTTGATTCTTAACCTTAACTAGCTCCTTAAACATAACTTCTGAGCGAAATATCATCACCCCCGAGTTACATAGGGTTGTTTTTAGATCTTCACTGCTAGCGTCCAATTCCTCAATAATAGCCTCAATAGTGCCATCCCGTTTGCAACGGATACGGCCATACCCTTTTGGAATCTCTGGTTCAAAGCCAAGGACAGCCAGGATATTCTTCCTATTAACATCTAAGGCCCGTTTCATGAGCAAGATAGTCTCAGCAGTTAAAAGCGGAGTATCCCCAAATACAACTAAAATATTCCCCCCAAAACCTTTTAACGTAGCGCTAGCCTGCAGAACGGCATGGCCTGTACCCAATCGTTCTTCCTGGACTACAATAGTGTGATGCCGGCAGGCCCTCCCAACGTCTCCCATATCTGGCCCAATGACAACTACAACCTTATCCGGCGAGACCGCCTCAACAGTATCGAGCACATGGTCGATCATTGGGAGTCCGCCCACTTGGTGAAGAACCTTAGGGACTTCCGATTGCATCCTGGTACCATGACCAGCGGCGAGCACAATTACCGCCAGGGGCGCATCCGATCTATTATCTTTTGAAAACTCGCTCATTAGAATACATTACAAGAGAGTAACGAAATTGTCACAACCAACCTATCTATTATCCTTTTTGAAAGATCTTGCATGAAAAATGTCCCTGGTCCAGTCATCTTTGACCTTGATGGCACTCTTCTGGACACTGCACCAGACCTGGCTACAGCCCTCAATAACCTACTTTTGGAAGAGGGATTTGAACCTCTTACACTGTCCGCCGTGCGGTCTATGGTCGGCCAGGGAGCTGTCCAAATGATAAAAAAAGGCTTTACCGAATCGGGCAAGTCACCTTCAGAGGAAGAGCTCCATGGGAAGTTACGTAAACGATTTTTAAGCCATTATGAAAATTGTTATCTTAATGAAACTCGCCCCTTTCCATCAGTCGTAACAACACTGGAAAAACTAAAAGAGGCGGGTCACCCCATGTCCATATGTACGAACAAGTCTTACGAAATGTCTGTTCCTATTTTGGATGGACTTAACTTGGCGAACTATTTCCATGGGGTCATCGGTGGAAACTCACTACCGACTGCTAAGCCAGATGCAGCACCACTTGAAGCTGCTATTGGCCTTACCAATGGCTTGGCATCCTCAGCCACAATGGTTGGCGATAGCATTACCGATGTTGAGGCTGCACGGGCGGCGGGGATCCCTGTAATCGCTGTATCCTTTGGCTACACAGATATTCCACCAATTGACTTGGGAGCTGATGCAGTAATAGACAACTTCAGTGAATTGATACCAGAAATCAAGAGATTATCTCTCGATCGCAAAGAAACAAGCGAGCCTAACTTCTAGCCTATGGTGTGTTCTATATAAGAGAGCGTAGTTCAACGCCAGAACCTTGCGCAATCCAGAATATCTCGGGAAACAGCGCCCTTGATCATGGTAGAAGAGATAAATTCTCCCATCTCTTTACCAGTCCTGACACTTACTAGCTTACCTGATTATGCTACTCAGGATCTTGCAATCGACACCACAAAGAAAAACAGCTACTGGTGATTCGAGTTGAAGCCTGATGAAAAACCACCGCCAACCACCCAGCTTTCAATGAGGTAACGCGCGATCGCAAGTTTTCCTGGGAGAGAAAGGTCTGTCACTTCCCCGGCTAGGGCTTTCTTCACGTGCGCTCTAGAAAACCAACGAGCATCGGCCAATTCCTCTTCATCGAGAATAATATTCTCGCTTAATGCTTCTCCATAGCAACCCACCATTAAAGAGTAGGGAAACGGCCAAGGTTGTGAAGCCACATAACTAACCTCTCCTACTTCAATTCCAGACTCCTCCCTTATCTCTCGCCGAGCAGCCTCCTCTATTGATTCACCATACTCTATAAAACCAGCCAGGGCTGAATACAGATTGCGACCAAACCTACCGGACCGCCCAAGAAGGCACTTATCCCCCTTAATCACCAATACGATTGCAACTGGATCAAGCCTCGGAAAGTGATCTATCTGACAACGGGGACAGTGCCGCGAACTTCCACCATTTCGATGAACAGACCTATTGCCGCAGCCAGAGCAAAATGGGTGCCTGGCATGCCATTCCATAATAGAACGAGCTTGCGCCGCAATGGCAGCTTCCTCAGGCGACAAAACGGAAGCAAGATCACGCAATCCAAGAAAGCTCCCCATGGCGCCAATGCCGAGGGAGTCCAGGGCCAACTGAGGATCAGCCACATTGAAAACAAAATGGCCACGCCCCTTAAAATTCCCTAAAAATATCGGTTCTTCGGGTTTAGTGGATGCCTTAAGCCAGCTTCTGTCTCCCCATAATAACTTACCTTCCCGCCCATTTGTCGCCGGGAACTCCAAATTACTCACCGGAAGAAAACAACTACTTTCCGAGTTTAATGCCTGTTCTACCCAATCAGGATCACGCCTTTCATTGCTGGCACGATATATCGGGTTTCCGGAAAAGAACATCGGTTGTTCACTCACGGGAAATATCCCCTATAATTAACTCAGAACACGAATACGGGCCAGCCATCATGACGCTCCCAAGGCCTCCTCATAGCTCACAACGAAACACCATTGGACTCGATGTCTCATTCAACAAGATCAATCAATGATTGGAAACACCTGCATCCAGCGTAATAACAGTCCCAGATGTGTAATTACTTCTTGGAGAGACCAAAAACGTTGCGAGATCAGCCACTTCCTCCGCCTTCGCCGCTCTTCC
Proteins encoded:
- the glmU gene encoding bifunctional N-acetylglucosamine-1-phosphate uridyltransferase/glucosamine-1-phosphate acetyltransferase (forms a homotrimer; catalyzes the acetylation of glucosamine-1-phosphate and uridylation of N-acetylglucosamine-1-phosphate to produce UDP-GlcNAc; function in cell wall synthesis), whose amino-acid sequence is MSEFSKDNRSDAPLAVIVLAAGHGTRMQSEVPKVLHQVGGLPMIDHVLDTVEAVSPDKVVVVIGPDMGDVGRACRHHTIVVQEERLGTGHAVLQASATLKGFGGNILVVFGDTPLLTAETILLMKRALDVNRKNILAVLGFEPEIPKGYGRIRCKRDGTIEAIIEELDASSEDLKTTLCNSGVMIFRSEVMFKELVKVKNQNVKGEYYLTDLVSLVRDSGEKVGLVVGLSDELQGINSRMDLANAESILQNRLRVRAMAGGVTLIDPGTTWLSMDTTFGKDVTIGPNVFLGKSVEVGDRVEIKAFSHLEGVKLANDVVVGPFARLRPGTMIGSGAKVGNFVEIKAACIGSATKVGHLTYIGDSNVGAGVNIGAGTITCNYDGLRKHSTEIGDGAFIGSNTALVAPVSIGENAIVGAGSVVTDDIEEDELSVTRAEQKHLKGGAKRWRGRRSTDKP
- the gph gene encoding phosphoglycolate phosphatase, producing MKNVPGPVIFDLDGTLLDTAPDLATALNNLLLEEGFEPLTLSAVRSMVGQGAVQMIKKGFTESGKSPSEEELHGKLRKRFLSHYENCYLNETRPFPSVVTTLEKLKEAGHPMSICTNKSYEMSVPILDGLNLANYFHGVIGGNSLPTAKPDAAPLEAAIGLTNGLASSATMVGDSITDVEAARAAGIPVIAVSFGYTDIPPIDLGADAVIDNFSELIPEIKRLSLDRKETSEPNF
- a CDS encoding NAD(+) diphosphatase gives rise to the protein MFFSGNPIYRASNERRDPDWVEQALNSESSCFLPVSNLEFPATNGREGKLLWGDRSWLKASTKPEEPIFLGNFKGRGHFVFNVADPQLALDSLGIGAMGSFLGLRDLASVLSPEEAAIAAQARSIMEWHARHPFCSGCGNRSVHRNGGSSRHCPRCQIDHFPRLDPVAIVLVIKGDKCLLGRSGRFGRNLYSALAGFIEYGESIEEAARREIREESGIEVGEVSYVASQPWPFPYSLMVGCYGEALSENIILDEEELADARWFSRAHVKKALAGEVTDLSLPGKLAIARYLIESWVVGGGFSSGFNSNHQ